The genomic segment TGCTCTTTCCCGAGCGAGCCACCGTTGTCAAAATGCTGCCGCTCCTCGCGCTTGACTGGCTTTTGCTGCACCTTGCGGGGCTCGTTTACTGGCAGCTCGGCGAGCCGATGCTTGCGGTTGACTGGTTTTTCCTCACGAACATTCGTGCGGTCGCCCGCCAGCGCAGAATTTTCCAGCGCGCGCGCAAAACTACCGACCGCGAGATCCTGCCCTGGCTTTCGTCCGGGCTGCTGCGCCGGGAGTACGGCCCCGCTGCGTCGCTGGCCAACGCGCTGGGCAGGGCGTACGCAAGGCTTATGCGGCTGCCCCTGTGGGAATGTCGCGCGCCTATTGACAAACGCGTGATATAATGTGTTTGGCATGTCCGCATGCCGTCTTACAACATTTGATTGCAGATTTAAGCTTACAATCAAAATGGCTTAGGCGCCTTCATTGCTTACCATAAAGCATTGCAATGACCCTTTGCCATATGAGTTTTCTTATCATGAATCAATCTGAAAACTACCAGAGCAAAGATTGGGCTACCGGCAAGCCCATAGACTTGCGCAAGCCCGAAGAACGCGTTCGCCAGGAATATGAAATGGTACTGCATAGGGATTATGATTACAGCAAGGAGCAAATGGACATTGAGGTTTATATCCAACGAGGAAACTCGAATAGCCGCAAAAACCGAATTGAAAGGGCAGACCTTGTCATCTACAAGTCCACCTCTCCAAATGAAAGAGACCAACATCTGCACATTTTAGGCATAGCCGAGTTCAAATCTCCAAGCAAAAACACAGGAATAGGGCAGCTGAAAAGCTATATGTCCGCAACCTCTGCAATCTGGGGGGTTTGGACTAACGGCAATGAAATTGCCTATTTGTACCGCGATCCCCAAACCGGTATAGTATCCGACAATGCATTACATCAAATTCCAAAGCAAGGGGAATCTATTGAAAGAATTGGTACTCTAACAAAGGATGATTTGCAGCCGCCAAGTAACCTGCGCTTGATTTTCAACCGCCTTCTTAAGACTCTCTATTCCAATACCAATATTAGCCGCCGTGAAAAGCTTGGAAATGAAATGATTAGATTATTGTTTTGCAAAATATGGGATGAAAAGTATTATCCCGAAAGCGCACCAAAGTTTCGCGTAGAATTCAATGAGCAACCCAATAAAGTAAAGAAAAGGATTGTGGAACTATTTGAAGAGGTAAAAAAAGAACTTGCAGGGGATGGCGTATTTGAAGAAGGGGAAAAAATTGGTCTTGACGACGAAAGTGTAGCCTACGTTGTGGGAGAACTCCAACCGTTCAGTCTGCTTAAAACCGACAAGGATGTTGTCGGTGACGCTTTTGAGGTTTTTGCGGAAAGCAAACTGGTTGGCGAAAAGGGGGAGTTTTTCACGCCGCGCGAAGTTGTTAAAACTGCTGTTCAAATTGTGAATCCAAAACCAGAAGAGGACATACTTGACCCAGCATGTGGAAGCGGAGGTTTCCTAATTTATACCCTTGAGCACATATGGCGCCAAATGGAAAATTCAAAAAAGTATCGCAATTCTCCCGATTTCGAAATTATTAAACGCCAGGTTGCCGAAAGGCACATATTCGGGATCGATAAAGAGATTGATTTGGTTAAAATTTCCAAGGCTTATATGGCAATCATTGGAGATGGGCGTGGCCGAATTGTTCAGCAAAACAGCCTACATAATGCTAGTGAATTCAAAGGCAGGGCTAGGGACCTTTTTGTCAATGAAGATGGCGAATTTAAATTGTTTGATGTTATATTAACAAACCCGCCATTCGGAGCAAAAATCAAAGTCATTGATTCGGAATCAAAGCACTTTGACCTGGGCCATACTTGGAAAAAGCAGGGTAATGCATATTTGAAAACAAGCAAATACAAAAAAACGGAGCCTCAAATATTGTTTGTTGAGCGTTGTCTTCAGATGCTAAAAAGTGGTGGACGTTTGGCTATAATTTTGCCCGAAACGTATTTGCATGCTCCGAAATGCAGATATGTATTGGATTATATTAAAAATGGAAACAATATTATTGCTATTATAGATTTACCCCATAATACATTTCGTCCGTACAATAACGCCAAAACTGCGTTAATTATTCTTGAGAAAGACAGACCACAAACATGCAAAATCAAAATGGGTGTTGCTGAGGAGATGGGACATGACCACCTGGGACGTCAATTATTTAGATATGACCCAAACACATGCAAGTATACTTCTCAAATATGGGATGACATGATTGAGATTCGAAAGGAATTGAGATTCGATTATAATGGTTCCCGAGATTACACTTTTGAAATATCGCCCGATGAGATAAAAGACAACATCTACGTTCCCAGATACTATTGGATGCGAAATATGGAACAATTGAAGAGCGAGGCGGAACGGCGTGGGTATATGCTTGTTTCAATGGCTCAGTTATGCGAATCTGGTGTTATTAAAAATTTTCCTGGACATGGCTCACCGGAAGCAAAATATAAAGGGAAGGGGGAAGTGGCATATGTTCGAGTTGCCGATATTGTTAATTGGTCAGTCTACAAGAATCCAACCTCACTTGTTCCAAATCACGTTTACGAAGCAACAAAGGGTAGGGGCGTTGACCTTAGAGAAAAGGATGTCTTGTTTGTTAGGAGGGGTAGTTACAGAATTGGAAACGTCGCATTGGTATCGCCCTTGGATACGAAAGTGCTGTTGACGCGTGAGATTCATGTTTTTCGCGTGACTGATACAAACAATGAATTTGGCATTAATCCTTATTATCTTTTGTACCTTCTTTCGCATGAGCTGACGCAATTGCAACTACCAAATAAAATCCTTGTTGACACTACATTACCAAATATCGGCGATCGCTGGAGGGAGCTGCTTTTACCTGTAGCGGTAGATGCAGACGAAAGGGCCAAAATCTCCACAAAGTTGCAAGTGGCCTTTGAAATGATGTGGAAAGGCCAGGAGGACATACATCACCTCAGTCAGGAACTGGGGCACTTGACACTTTAGCTTGGCAAGGCATTCCAGGGCATTCCGGCATTCCGTAGACCTTGACAAGCACATGCTATAATGAGCTTGGCATGTCCGCATGCCGTCAAATTTTCATTTTCGGAGGATTAGGATGGCAGTTTACATTCTTACAACAGAGAACATGAACGCGCTCGGCAACTATGTTTTTGCTGAAAACGGACATTCTGCAAGCGATCCGGTGGCAAGCACAGGGCACAACTGGAACGCTTGGATTAAGGAAGTAAACGAGGCGCTAATCGGCGTATCGGCTTCAGGCTTCGGCAAGGACTATTCAAGAAGGCAAATAACTCCTCCCTTCCCTCCAATGAACTTGAACGGCGAAATGCCGCCCCCAGGGCCTCCTCCCAGCGCCACGCTTGGAAAAGTATCTGACGCTTTTGTCGGATTTCAAATCGAGGTATAGTTATGCGGGTGTTTGTAGAGCTTCCTGAGGCCAAAATGGCTCGATGTGGGACTCTTCGTGATATGACTCATTTTCAAGCGATGAAGGCAATTCATGAATGCAATCCCCCTCAGCTTTATGCCATTATCCAGGAATGGCGCTACGAATGCCAGGGACCCGAATACTTAAACTACCTAACGTATTATTGTGCTTGGCACTATTTGCTAACGCGCGATGAAGATGCTTGGGGCGCGTTTATCGACGCCCTGACAGGTTTTGAAAATTCCGACGAACCTGCAACCTTCCCTGATTGCAAAACGCGAGTTGCTATCGCCACTTCCATGTGGTGCGCGGCGATTCGCGGTGATTTCGAGCTTACGGTTTCGCTAAGCACTATGGCGGTAGGCAAAGGCGAGCCGAGGCCGACGGCGCGGCTCGCGCTAACCCTGGCGGACAGAAATCGCGACGGCTGCAAGGAGCAGCTTGCAGCGGCGGTCAATGCTGTTAAGGAGCAGGATAAGGACGAATTATACGCCGCTTTTCTCGAACAGCTTTTTTCCGATGAAAGTCTCGATTTGATTTTCAAGGGGCCGGCCGCGGAATCTTGATCACTCCGACGGCGGTTGTTTGCGGGATGCGCAGTCGCGCGCCCGCGGCCGCCGTCGGGTAGTATTTGTTTGTGCCCGGCGGCGAGCAATCTAAATTCCTGACGGTCCTTCCGGCAGATCCGGACACGGGCGTCGCGCCGCGGCTTTATTCCCATCCGCGCCAGCGCCCGGAGCCCGACGCGCTCGTCCAGCTTGCGGACGCGGCCGCGCTGCCCGGAGTGCGCGGCGTGGTCGGGATGCCCGACATCCACGTGGGGTACGGCGTGCCCATCGGCTGCGTGATGGCGGCGGACGGAATCGTCTGCCCGGCGGCGGTCGGATACGACATAAACTGCGGGATGCGGCTTCTCGCCGCGCCGCCGGAATTGCGCTCGGCGGATATCGACGCGCCCGCGCTGGCGAAGGCGATCGCGCGCCGCGTTCCGCTCGGCGAAGGGAAGGACAATTTCAAGCTGGATGCGAAGAAGTTCAAGCGGCTCATCGCGGGCGGAGTACCGGCGCTGGACGAAATCGAAATTCCCGGGCTTGCGGACGCGGTTTCGCACGCGGACAGGTTCGGCGGGGAAACGGAGCGCATCGAGGACGGCGGAAAACTCGCCGCGGATCCCGATTTTTGCAGCGAGTTCGCCCTGGATCGCGGGCGCACGCAAATCGGAACGCTCGGCGGCGGCAATCACTTCATCGAAATCCAGTATGTCGAAATCGTGTACGACGGAAATCTTGCGGACGCGTGGGGGCTTCGCGAAGGCGGGCTTTGCGTGATGATCCACAGCGGCAGCCGCGGCCTCGGCCACCAGGTGGGCGACGATTACATGGCGCTGGGCCGCGTACTCGCGGCCAAAGACGGGCGCAAATCCGTCGGGCGGGAGCTGCCGTATTTCCGGCTGGACGAGCCCGAAGCGCGGGAATATATCTCGGCGATGAACGCGGCGGCGAACTTCGCGTTCATCAACCGGCAGGTGATTGCGCTGCTCGTACGGGAAGCGCTGTGGGAGATTTATCC from the bacterium genome contains:
- a CDS encoding N-6 DNA methylase; this translates as MNQSENYQSKDWATGKPIDLRKPEERVRQEYEMVLHRDYDYSKEQMDIEVYIQRGNSNSRKNRIERADLVIYKSTSPNERDQHLHILGIAEFKSPSKNTGIGQLKSYMSATSAIWGVWTNGNEIAYLYRDPQTGIVSDNALHQIPKQGESIERIGTLTKDDLQPPSNLRLIFNRLLKTLYSNTNISRREKLGNEMIRLLFCKIWDEKYYPESAPKFRVEFNEQPNKVKKRIVELFEEVKKELAGDGVFEEGEKIGLDDESVAYVVGELQPFSLLKTDKDVVGDAFEVFAESKLVGEKGEFFTPREVVKTAVQIVNPKPEEDILDPACGSGGFLIYTLEHIWRQMENSKKYRNSPDFEIIKRQVAERHIFGIDKEIDLVKISKAYMAIIGDGRGRIVQQNSLHNASEFKGRARDLFVNEDGEFKLFDVILTNPPFGAKIKVIDSESKHFDLGHTWKKQGNAYLKTSKYKKTEPQILFVERCLQMLKSGGRLAIILPETYLHAPKCRYVLDYIKNGNNIIAIIDLPHNTFRPYNNAKTALIILEKDRPQTCKIKMGVAEEMGHDHLGRQLFRYDPNTCKYTSQIWDDMIEIRKELRFDYNGSRDYTFEISPDEIKDNIYVPRYYWMRNMEQLKSEAERRGYMLVSMAQLCESGVIKNFPGHGSPEAKYKGKGEVAYVRVADIVNWSVYKNPTSLVPNHVYEATKGRGVDLREKDVLFVRRGSYRIGNVALVSPLDTKVLLTREIHVFRVTDTNNEFGINPYYLLYLLSHELTQLQLPNKILVDTTLPNIGDRWRELLLPVAVDADERAKISTKLQVAFEMMWKGQEDIHHLSQELGHLTL
- a CDS encoding RtcB family protein gives rise to the protein MFVPGGEQSKFLTVLPADPDTGVAPRLYSHPRQRPEPDALVQLADAAALPGVRGVVGMPDIHVGYGVPIGCVMAADGIVCPAAVGYDINCGMRLLAAPPELRSADIDAPALAKAIARRVPLGEGKDNFKLDAKKFKRLIAGGVPALDEIEIPGLADAVSHADRFGGETERIEDGGKLAADPDFCSEFALDRGRTQIGTLGGGNHFIEIQYVEIVYDGNLADAWGLREGGLCVMIHSGSRGLGHQVGDDYMALGRVLAAKDGRKSVGRELPYFRLDEPEAREYISAMNAAANFAFINRQVIALLVREALWEIYPGVRLRFVYDFAHNIAKFEGHGCERLLIHRKGAARAFTAARMKDGVFAATGQPVLVPGSMGTASYVMAGCDEGGAAYASVNHGAGRRLSRAAARGKSRSGRTAREEAVTDAEFAAAMRGIHLIAADMRFAKEEAPQAYKDIDLVTEAVVGAGLAEKVARLKPLAVLKG